The Musa acuminata AAA Group cultivar baxijiao chromosome BXJ3-6, Cavendish_Baxijiao_AAA, whole genome shotgun sequence region CCTAATTATGGTCATATAGTTTGTAGTGACTAACATTTCTGTGATTAACATTGTGGGGATCTGAATTCTAATCTGCAGTGTCTACATGGTTGGTGCTAATTACATCTAGCTATTGCATCTCGATCACTTGGTGAAATAGTGAGTATGACATCTATCAATGTCACTGCCAATTTTCTGAACTGTTGGTAGTTAGATCCACATGAATAAGATGACTGAAGTTGTGAAATCAAATTTGTGGTTCAATAGCAGTAACAGGAAGAGTATCTGCTGGTGTTGCAGGCCAGACACTCATTCTTATGTCCACATGAAGTGTGGTTGTCATTTTGAAGTGGCCTTGTTGTTTCAAAATGTCGCTTCTCTCCGTAGGGTGCTTTTACATTTCTGTTATTGATTACTTTGACATAACCTTCATGTTGTTATATGGCAGATGATTTACTCTTTATGAATTAGATGAGAACCAATAGTCAAAATAAAGGTATAAGGTCAGATCTTTAGACTCCCCAAGGAAATAACTATAGTTTACTAGTCTGTGTGATTCTAAATTGGTATTTTTCTTATGGGTCTTACAAGAGCTGGTTCGCTTCCAATTTGGATCTTAATGATGAAAGAAACAAAATGGGTAAAATGTAATGGAATAGTTCAAGGTATCTCGAGATAGGCACTTTAGAATCATTATGGTTTGATGTCTGTTATGAACCTTATTGATTTCCTTCTATTTGCTTTTGAATTTTCGTAGTGCTGGATCTCTTCAGAGGTTGGAGCTTCCAAGAAGTGAAATAAGTGACTCGATTGTAGAAATCATTGCTCCAAGACTATCAAATATAACTTTCTTGGATGTCAGCTACTGCAGAAAGATAGGTGCCCGTGCCATTGAAGCATTTGGAAAGCACTGCAAATCTCTCGTTTCCCTGCGGCGTAGGATGCATCCATTAGAGGTTGCGGACAAGGTCTGTCAAGACGATGAGGCATATGCCATTGCCAGATCGATGCCCAAGTTGCACCACTTGGAGACGGCATACCTGCTTTTGACAACACGAGGAGTACTCGAGATCCTCTCACAGTGCAGGGATCTTGAGTACTTGGATCTAAGGGGCTGTTGGGAAGTGAAGCTAGATGATAAGTACTTGAAGGAGTGGCATTCTGGTTTGAAGGTATTAGGGCCAGACATTATAGACTGCTACGAGCAGAATTGCTGGGACGAGTGCTCAGACTACTCAGATTCTTCAGTATACTCTTGGGAGTTCATGGAAGACGGGGAAGATGTCTACGAGGGGGTAAGTGATAATGATAGCATTTGGGAGGCTGAGCAAGGATTGGAGGGTTTGGAAGTAAGGTTCTATGGAGGTGGCTTTACCGATGCAGTCACTGGGTTTGATTGGCCTCCCTCTCCATGAGCATAATTGGTCACCGGGTTCGATCGGAACAACCACCACGTTTGGGCTTCTCCAAAATGACTGAAATCTGCGACGTAATGATCAAAGAAAATCCATCAGATCCTTGTTTTGAATGTCAAAAGATATGCATGTAGAGGCAAACATGAGTTGTCTATATGACCATGTCAGTCTCTTCCTCTTACTCATAAGGAGCTATATAGTATGAAAGTAGCTGTGCCGTTGAATGAAAATATTCATAAAGATGATTCTAGCTTATCTGATGGACTAAGTCGCCTGCATCAAGCTGTGACaataatttggattttttttctctttttcctgaAAGCCACATAACCTGTCTTGAACAAAATATCTGTTCATCCTTACCATCTGTTTATTCTGGGTGTAGAGCAGTTAAGACATTGAGGTCTGTTGCTTGAATAGCTCTTTTTTGTGGTTCAGATCTACATAAAGTTGCAGTCAAATTCAGTATCTTTTAGCCACTGCATGAGACACTTGGATTGAAGAATCTTTGACCATGTCTCTTAGCATCCTTGCTTTCCTCTTGTATCAATCACTTCTGAATCTGGCTTTGAACCCAACTTTGTTTTGCGACTAGGCTATTGCATCCATAATAGCATCTGAAATGGTAGGAGAAAGGATTATGATTAGACATATTGGTGACAACATGAGGAGGAAGATCTAAAATGACTCATTAGAACTTGATTTAACtatagtagaaaaaaaaatttcatcacaaATAGTTAGGACTTACTGTAACAACACATGCTGAACTGCAATCTTGAAAAAGACAAAAGCTGGCTAGTGATAGTGCTAAGATTTTTCTTTCTGTGCTCCACAAGCATGATCCTCTAAAGATAGGCACGTAGTTGGGTTGCAAGTGGTCATAGTTTCTTTCAAGAACAGTGAAAGGGTTGATAGCTTCCTGATGGTGTCATATGAACAGCACAATATACATCTAAGGAAGAAAACTAAAGAGAAGAAAACACTGTTGCGTTTGACCAAGTCTAGGTTTTAGGGCTTTAGCAATTGCTCCCCCACCTGcccttctttctttttcctcaCAATCCAATCTCTTCCTTCCATTTTTTTTCAttagaaaaatatgaaaatatgtgTTTtaatgtgtttatatatatatatatatatatatatatatatatatatatatatatatattttcacagGACTGGCCTATCCTCCTGTCGGCTCACGTCAAGATGAAAGGGAGGGGTCAAAAGAAATGGGGCCCAGCGCGGCGTGGAAGAATCTTTTTGGGGTCCGTTTTCTTATGCAAGATGAAGAAACCCTCGACATTGACGAGAAATGGTTGCTGTCCAAATGGTTCGTTTCAATATTGTGTGAATCGAAATAACACTCGTTCAAAGTGAACCGAATCATTTCCCTCTTTTCTATGCTGTGGTTAGATCAATTCGACGTGAGCTCTCGTCTTTCCTCTTTCCTCTTTCCTCTCTCTTGTTTCGTTTGGCCACCGTCGGCCGGCGTAATCTCTTCCTTCTCTGTTTTCTCTTCTTTTCGATTGACACACGCACCATCACCTTCTCTCTACGAAGATCTTCCCCGAAAGACCCATCCCGAAACCCTAACCCCTGTCGAAGAGGAGTTTTCTCTTCCGTCTTCCCCTTCTCTCTTCCAAGTATTGAACATGCCTTTGCGAGCATTTTATATAAACtgatttttgaaatcatgaaaatATTTGTTTAGTAGAAATTTTCATACTTGGATagggtaattttttttattttcatacttGAGTAGATAGAATGGTATAACCATTCTATCTACTCAAGAAAATAAGATCTTTTGATATTTATGGTAATTAACAATAGTATTACTCATCAAAGGTAATTTGTTTGCAATTCATTATTAGGTTTTCTTTGACAAATCATGAAGGTTATAAACTTATTTTCCATTAATATactcaaattttttttcttactgtTAACTTCTCAAACATcaccaaaaatatatttttacgagCCTTTCATGAGCATATCCGTCAACGTCATCAGGCATTCAGGCATAAAAATTGAGTCTCGAGTCAAACAGGAGCAAGCGAGCATAAATTCTTCATTCTCTTATTTATATTGTTAACCTTCATTTTCATCTCGACTTAAGCATCGGATAGGTCGAGCCGGGACACTCCCGACGTAGACCTGTTGCGTAGGATCCTCGGTTCCATCCGAAGACGTAGCCGGGAGGTGGTCCAACAACAAGGACGACCCAACTCTCCAATATGAATCCGAGGGTTAGATTGTCTCGAATGATCAATCTTCCTGACGCCCTCTCCACACAAGATTATTGCACCAACCCTTGGTGTCAACAAAGAGGAATCATCGTCCACAGTTTCTGTGTGTTAACATTAGCTAATTCCAAATATAGAATGAAGTCAAAGAAAAAAGATCACTGATTCAATTCAGTGGCATATAAGAACCCGATTCTGATTCTCGAAATATAGTAAAAAGGTATTGATTCATTCATCATCGCAACCATGTTGTGGGTTTAGTTGGCAGTCGTGCTTGGTTCTTGCTATTGCGTTTCGTTGAAGCTTCTTTGCTACCGGTAAAATGACCCTTTCTTGTCTGTCAATTTATGCTAAAGTAGCATCTACATACCCCCACTAAaacaatttattatattttattttgtctACCTCTTTTCTGCACCCCATAAACGAAGCACAAAAGAAACCATCATGATTAGCAGCAGAATTTAGGTTTGAGTTTGGGCTTCTTATATGATAACCTAAATAATCACTCAACATAAagtatgtgtgtttgtgtgtgtggacTCCTCCGGATGCACTTTGATACACGATGTGATTTGATCGAGTATTCCTTTTGAAGTTAAAAAAATCATTGCATCTGAGTATACCGTCCCAACTTGTCTTGTTTATTGCCCCCAACAAGATGAGCTCACTATAGCATCAAATATGATCAAGAAATGGAACCACCTTATTTTCTTTTCAAGTTCATTTACATTTTTCTCATTAGGACAAGTGTTAAGGTAAaagataagttttttttttttttgcttttgacaAGAAATATTAGATGCTGTTTTATTTAATTGTTATCCTTTAGCAATCTCTCTTCATATTTAACCTTTAAAATGTAAGCTTAAAATAAATCCTACGGAGACTATGTGTTATGTAGTTAATTTATATTAGTCATTAGAAATTAAAAGCTTAATATCCACATCCCCTTTTTactattgatatatcttttaaaaaataataaaatattattttattatttatagtgtaagtattatcgattttattctttttttcttttctataaccCTATGCTCCTTGTCGATGATGTTGTTGTCGCCTgacactctctatcaacactaatGCTCCCCTTGCATTTTTTGTTGATGTCGTCGCCGATCGTAGCTTCTTTCTCCCTTTCGATGCTCTCCTCGTATTTCCTATCGACATTGTAATCCCATGCTCCCTATCAATGCTCCTCTCCCCCCTTCTCAACCCAACCTAAATTCTTTGTCAATACTCCCTCCTATGGGTGCTCATTACCCCCCTTGACGTTGTCCTATGAGGaagaataataaaaagaaaaaggagaagaagaggagattgATAGTATTTAAGTAAATTTATAAATGGGTGGtctagaaatattaaaaatataaattatgattataaAGGGTAAAGAGGAGATTGATTGTAAATAGCAATCTCctagaaatatattaaaaaaatttaaaataaaatggtAAATAGTAAAGAGGGAGTTGCAAATAGCATTCTACAATTACTATTGTTAGAAACTTAAAGTTACATTAATACCCATTATGATACTAAAATAATTAGAGCTATTTTAGAcactttaaatttaatttaatttttttatattttgtaacTCAAACAAATAAATGCATGATCGAGGTTATAAATTCTTAACCTAGATTTTCTAGTTGGATGTTGAATGGGTTATTTTAGATActctatatttttatatattttgtagCTCAAACATAAAATGCTTGATCTTCATTATACATCATCATAAGTTCTCATCCTAAATTTTCTAAATCTCTATTGGAACTAGATTATTAGTCATAAAGACCTTGGAGGCTTGGGAGCATAATTTGTGTTATAAGGATTATTAATATCCTCAACAATGGGAAGAAATTATGGGTTCAAGATCCAACTACCCTTGGAAATCCAATCAAAGAAAGATCTTAGGTTAAGAGGGAACTTAACTGAAATCTTAGAGAGGATTAGAGGGGGAATATTAGAAACCTTATCAGTAATCACTACTCTGCTATTATTTGGAATGATCCTTCCTCACTTCACAGGGAAACAACTGCTGTGGGTACTGAGTTAGAGGGAGACAGTGGATGATGTATTACCTTCTTTCACTTGAGTGTCCTCTAAGATGTAATGTAGCCAGTAGTCCATGGCCACTCTTATCTGAAGGTGAAACAACACATGTGCCTCTCCTCTATCCACTGCATCCTTTTTATCTCCTACGGTGGTGAAATTGACTGCCTCGCTTATCCTTAAAAGATGGAGATGGAATTGGCCCCCACCATTTTGTCTGGGAATCTGCATCCCAACTCTGTATCATCCTCATCAATAATGTCATTCACAAGAGaccatccatctctctctctctctctccttttgttGCGAGGAAGAGAAGCACGGCAACAGAAGAAGATCATCGCCTCtgtatcatcatcatcagcatcgTTTTGTCTTTTGCGGCGTAGATAGCATAGGTTCATTGATCACTCAGAAGTGGGGCCCGGAGGCTCACAAATAATGGGTGCGCAACTGAAGTGGGCCCCCTGATGATCTGGGCCCACCTGATGGGTGGcagcaagaaagagagagagagagaaacgaaAAGGCAtccaagatttttatttttagtctattattattattatttttgggtgCACATCAATGGATGCCAGTCCTCCAAAGCAAGCCGTGCCCATTGGCCGCTTCCCTCTTGTTCTTCCATCAATAGTAGACTCCCCCACTGCATTTAACCCCCTCCCTCCCCCATTAACGTGACACTTCGATCTGCTGCACCCCACGAACCACTTCCCCCCCGCACCGGTCCACCAGCCTCTCAAAAAAATCGTCCTAGGAATCCCAGCGTCGGTTGCGACTCTTATGCTGAACCCGAGAGGGACGAGACCGGTCGTCCACCCTACCAAAACCTCAAGCTCGCTGAGCCATCTGCAGCTCCACGCGCCCCCCACGATCACCGCCATGCCTCGCCTCCTCACGCTGCTCCTTTTCTCGCTGTCCTCCTTCCTTGGTGCAGACGTCGTCACCCTTGCCGCCACCAACTTAAGCGTGGGGTACTACTCCAAGACGTGCCCGGACGCGGAGCTCGTCGTGCGGGGAGCGATCCAGGCCGCTATGGCCCGCGAGCCCAGGAGCGGCGCGTCCGTCATGAGGCTGCAGTTCCATGACTGCTTTGTGAACGTAGGGCGCCGCGTGGTTATGTGCTGGGACTTGCGTTTTCTGCTTCCTTAATCCTTACGGTTTGTGTCGCCGTCCCCAGGGCTGCGACGCGTCGGTGTTGCTCGACGCCACGCCCAACATGCCCGGCGAGAAGCAGGCGTTGTCCAACATCAACTCGCTCCGGTCTTTCGACGTGATCGACGAGGTCAAGGCCGCGTTGGAGCGGAAGTGCCCGGGGGTCGTCTCCTGCGCTGatatcatcgtcatggctgccaggGACGCTGTCGTCCTGGTAACGACTATCAGTACACCACCCATTTCATCAAgctataaagaagaagaagaagaagaagaatactgGGATTAACAAATGTTTTCATGTGATGTACCGATTAACTTATTCCGATCTGTTCCTTTCTGCCTCGTACCAGAGTGGAGGACCCGAGTGGGATGTGCGACTGGGCCGCGAGGACAGCTTAACAGCAAGCCAAGAGGACTCCAACGATATCATGCCCAGTCCCAGAGCCAACGCAACTTCGCTCCTCAACCTCTTCAGCCAATTCAATCTCACTCCTGTCGACTTGGTTGCGCTCTCCGGCTCGCACTCCATCGGGAGAGGCCGCTGCTTCTCCATAGTCTTCAGACTCTACAATCAGTCCGGCACAGGCAGGCCTGACCCCAACATGGACCCAGAATACCGAGAGAAGCTGGATGAGCTGTGCCCGATAGGTGGCGACGGCAACGTGACCGGCGGCCTCGACGCCACGCCTACGGTGTTCGATAACCAGTACTTCAAAGACCTGGTGCAACTGAGGGGCTTCCTCAACTCGGATCAAACACTCTATTCTGGGTGCGAGAGGACCAAGCAAGTGGTCGAAAAGTTCAGCAAGGATCAAGGTGCCTTCTTTCGTGCCTTCGTCGACGGGATGATCAG contains the following coding sequences:
- the LOC103989490 gene encoding F-box protein FBW2 isoform X2; the encoded protein is MERKDSRDVASSAASTDMAEGEDGEERAWEELFPDALGLIFRNLSLQEILTVIPRVCKSWGRAVSGPYCWQEIDIEEWSQRCKPEQLDQMLHMLIARSSGSVRRLSVSGLHTESMFSFIADHAGSLQRLELPRSEISDSIVEIIAPRLSNITFLDVSYCRKIGARAIEAFGKHCKSLVSLRRRMHPLEVADKVCQDDEAYAIARSMPKLHHLETAYLLLTTRGVLEILSQCRDLEYLDLRGCWEVKLDDKYLKEWHSGLKVLGPDIIDCYEQNCWDECSDYSDSSVYSWEFMEDGEDVYEGVSDNDSIWEAEQGLEGLEVRFYGGGFTDAVTGFDWPPSP
- the LOC103989490 gene encoding F-box protein FBW2 isoform X1 — its product is MERKDSSCLYRDVASSAASTDMAEGEDGEERAWEELFPDALGLIFRNLSLQEILTVIPRVCKSWGRAVSGPYCWQEIDIEEWSQRCKPEQLDQMLHMLIARSSGSVRRLSVSGLHTESMFSFIADHAGSLQRLELPRSEISDSIVEIIAPRLSNITFLDVSYCRKIGARAIEAFGKHCKSLVSLRRRMHPLEVADKVCQDDEAYAIARSMPKLHHLETAYLLLTTRGVLEILSQCRDLEYLDLRGCWEVKLDDKYLKEWHSGLKVLGPDIIDCYEQNCWDECSDYSDSSVYSWEFMEDGEDVYEGVSDNDSIWEAEQGLEGLEVRFYGGGFTDAVTGFDWPPSP
- the LOC103989490 gene encoding F-box protein FBW2 isoform X3 — protein: MAEGEDGEERAWEELFPDALGLIFRNLSLQEILTVIPRVCKSWGRAVSGPYCWQEIDIEEWSQRCKPEQLDQMLHMLIARSSGSVRRLSVSGLHTESMFSFIADHAGSLQRLELPRSEISDSIVEIIAPRLSNITFLDVSYCRKIGARAIEAFGKHCKSLVSLRRRMHPLEVADKVCQDDEAYAIARSMPKLHHLETAYLLLTTRGVLEILSQCRDLEYLDLRGCWEVKLDDKYLKEWHSGLKVLGPDIIDCYEQNCWDECSDYSDSSVYSWEFMEDGEDVYEGVSDNDSIWEAEQGLEGLEVRFYGGGFTDAVTGFDWPPSP
- the LOC103989490 gene encoding F-box protein FBW2 isoform X4, which translates into the protein MDVASSAASTDMAEGEDGEERAWEELFPDALGLIFRNLSLQEILTVIPRVCKSWGRAVSGPYCWQEIDIEEWSQRCKPEQLDQMLHMLIARSSGSVRRLSVSGLHTESMFSFIADHAGSLQRLELPRSEISDSIVEIIAPRLSNITFLDVSYCRKIGARAIEAFGKHCKSLVSLRRRMHPLEVADKVCQDDEAYAIARSMPKLHHLETAYLLLTTRGVLEILSQCRDLEYLDLRGCWEVKLDDKYLKEWHSGLKVLGPDIIDCYEQNCWDECSDYSDSSVYSWEFMEDGEDVYEGVSDNDSIWEAEQGLEGLEVRFYGGGFTDAVTGFDWPPSP
- the LOC135639818 gene encoding peroxidase 17-like gives rise to the protein MLNPRGTRPVVHPTKTSSSLSHLQLHAPPTITAMPRLLTLLLFSLSSFLGADVVTLAATNLSVGYYSKTCPDAELVVRGAIQAAMAREPRSGASVMRLQFHDCFVNGCDASVLLDATPNMPGEKQALSNINSLRSFDVIDEVKAALERKCPGVVSCADIIVMAARDAVVLSGGPEWDVRLGREDSLTASQEDSNDIMPSPRANATSLLNLFSQFNLTPVDLVALSGSHSIGRGRCFSIVFRLYNQSGTGRPDPNMDPEYREKLDELCPIGGDGNVTGGLDATPTVFDNQYFKDLVQLRGFLNSDQTLYSGCERTKQVVEKFSKDQGAFFRAFVDGMIRMGELQSERRGEIRRNCRVVNAALSEF